In the genome of Parafrankia discariae, the window TGATTACGAAGGCGCGGGTCGTATTTCGGACATGACTGATCGGTTCTGGTTCCCATACCGTCACAACACGGAGCGGATGCGTCGCCGGTCCACCGTGGTGGTGTCCCGTCGTTGTCTCGCCGCCGTGTCCGTTGTGGGGTGGCGGTGAAAGCGCGGTGACCGGGCGCCCGTGCCCGTGTTCTCCGGGTGGCCCGCCGGCGCCGGGATCGGCTCAGGCCTGCCGGGATTGGTGCGGACCGGCCGGGATCGGCTCAGGCCTGCCGGGCCTCGCGGTCGGCCGGGGCGCGGTCGCCGCGGCGGGCGTAGGCGATGATCACGTCGTCCACGACGTGCGCGATGAAGGCGGGGTCGACCGGGTCCCCGGTGATGAGCAGCCGCTGCAGGATCAGCGCGGTGCCGACTTCCATCAGGATGTTCGGATCGGCCGTCGGCGTTATCTCGCCGCGTGCGATCCCACGGGTGATGATGACCTCGGACATCGACTTGCGCTGGCTCCACATGCGCTCGCGCACGGCGGCGCGCAGTTCCGGGTTGCGCGGCATCTCGGAGACCATCTCGGCCATGATCCGGCCCTGCTCGCTGCCGACCAGTTCGTGGAACACGGTCAGGAAGGCGATCATTTCGGCCCGCAGCGAGCCGCTGTCGGGGACCTGCAGGGTCTGCTCGGTGAACTGGGTGATCGAATCCATCACCAGCGCGACCTTGGACGGCCAGCGCCGGTAGATGGTGGCCTTCCCGGCCTTGGCGCGGGTGGCGACCCGGTCCATGGTCACGCCGTCGTAGCCGTGCTCCGCGAGCAGTTCGAGGGTCGCCTGGCGGATCGCGCCGTCGCGGCTGTCGTCGCGCGGGCGACCGCCCGGCCGGGGCGATGCGAGCGTCGGCCGCGTCACGGCGCACCCTCCTGGACCTCGAACCGGCTGCGCGGCGGTCCCGGTGAGTGGGTCACCACTGGTGGAGAACCGGGCACGCTGTGCATGGGCTGGCCTCGAGAGCCTAGCGCAGCCGGGCGTCAGGAGAACTGATCGGTACCGGAACCCCATGGTTCCCTTGGAGTCCCGACGGGATGAGAACGGGACAGGGCACCGGTCGACTCCGGGTCACGAAGGACCCGAAGCCTCGCGGCGCCCCGGGTGGATCAGGCCTGGCCGGCGGGCTCGGGGACCCGGTCGCTCTTCGCCGGAGGTACCACCACCTTCGGGTGGTCCGGGTGCAGGAAGACGTATTTCTTGTACGCCCAGAACCGGAAGACCGTGCCCAGCCCCGTGCCCAGGACGTTCCCGAACAGGTTGAACGCGAGCACGCCCTCGAAGTGCAGCACGTACTTCGCGAAGCCCAGGCAGGCCAGCGCGATGGCCAGCCCCACCGCGTTCAGGATCACGAAGAGCGTGTACTCCCGGCGCAGGCCCGTCCGGGCCCGATGGTTGAACGACCATTGCCGGTTGCCGACGTAGGAGCAGGTCGCCGCGACCACCGTCGACACGGTCTTCGCGCTGAGCGGGCCCATCCCGAGAAGGGTGTGACACAGGTTCGAGACGGCGAAGTCGATCGCGTAGCAGGCCGCGCCGACGATGCCGAACTTGCCCACCTCATGGATGAGTACCTGAAGTGGTGAACGTGGAACCCGATGGCTCACCACGGGCGGCGCCGATCGACTTCGAGAACATCGATTTTGACCACCAGGAGAGACTACCGACGACCTGTGCGGCGCCATCTGCCACCCCCGAATGCGCACTCCGTCGACGACTGTCCGGTCGCCGTCCCGAATCGTCCGTTTACCGGCCGGCGTCCGTTCCTTGAGGAGAACCACGCCCGCCGCCCGGGTGCTCCGCCGGGCCCCGGTGGTGCGGCGTCTGCCATCGTGCCCCGGCCGGGGCGGGCGCGCCGGCCGGGAGCGGCGCCTCGGCGTGGCCGGGGTACGGACGGCGTCGAGTGACAAGTCACTGCCTTAGTGTTCCCAGCTGTGCGCTGCGTGATACGTCGGCACTCCTGGGGGGGTGCCGTGATCCGACGCACCTGCCCGATTGCGGCAGATGGGTGGCGGTGGACGTCCCGTCCACTGCATCCTTGTCAGAGTGGCAGGCCTCCGCGGCGGTGACGCCGTGTGAGCGACGTAACCGACGGAGGTGACCCCCCGGTCATGAGCGCGCCCGAAGACCTCGGACACGCCCAGGGCACGACCGACATCCTGCTGGGACGCGCGGCGAGCTTCGCCGCCCGGCGCCGTGCGGCGGGCGGCGGCGGCCCGGCCCGGCCGGCCAGCCCGGCCACCGGCGTGGCCATCGTGGCCTGCATGGACGCCCGCATCAACCTCGAGGCGATCTTCGGTCTCGCGGAGGGCGACGCGCACATCCTGCGTAACGCCGGCGGGGTGGTGACCGAGGACATCGAGCGGTCGCTGGCCGTCAGCCAGCACGCGCTCGGGACCACCGAGATCATCCTCGTCCACCACACCAGGTGCGGCATGGAGACGCTCACCGACGAGGGCTTCCGCGCCTCGCTGGCGGAGCGGACAGGCGTGCGCCCGGCGTGGCGGCTCCAGGCGTTCACCAGCGCCGCACAGGACGTGTGGCGGTCGATCACCGTGCTGCGCTCGTCACCGTTCCTGCGCGCCTCGACCTCGGTGCGCGGTTTCGTGTACGACGTCGAGACCGGTGAGCTCGATGAGATCACCGAGATCCCACGGTCGGCCGCGGCGGAGCCCACCCAGGCGACCGCCTGACCCGCGCGTCCGACGGCCCGGTGGCCGTCGGTGGCCGTCAGCGGTGGCCGGGTGGTCAGACGGGCCGCTGGTCAGGCCGGCGGACGGCCGAGCGCGTGGTACGCCCACCCGGCCCGGCGCCAGGTCGGGCCGTCCAGCGCGTGTCGGCCGTCGACGACGACCCGCCCCGCCACCCGCGGGGTGAGCGCGTCCGGGTCCAGGTCACGGAACTCGGTCCATTCGGTGAGCACCGCCAGCGCGTCCGCGCCGGTCGCCGCCTCGTGCGCGGACGGCGCGTACTCCAGCTCGGGGAAGCGCCGCCGGGCGTTGGCCATCGCGGCCGGGTCGTACACGACCACCCGCGCGCCGGCCCGGTGCAGCTCGGCGGAGATCTCCAGGGCCGGTGAGTCGCGGATGTCGTCCGAGTTCGGCTTGAACGCCGCGCCGAGCACCGTGATCCGCCGGCCCGCCACCTGCCCCCCGAGGGTCCGGGTGATCAGACTGACGGTCCGCTGCCGGGCCCGCAGGTTGATCCGGTCGACCTCGGTCAGGAAGCCCAGCGCCGGGCCGGCCCCGATCTCGGCCGCCCGCGCGTGGAAGGCGCGGATGTCCTTGGGCAGGCAGCCGCCGCCGAAGCCGATCCCCGGCCGCAGGAACCGCCCGCCGATCCTGGCGTCGTGGGACAGCGCCCGCGCCAGGCTCGTCACGTCCCCGCCGGCGGCGTCGCAGACCTCCGACATCGCGTTGATGAAGGAGATCTTGGTGGCCAGGAAGGCGTTCGCCGCGACCTTCACCAGCTCGGCGGTGGCGTAGTCGGTGACGATCACGGGTGTGCCGGCCTCGATCGTCGCCGCGTAGACGGCCCGCAGCACGGCCTCTCCGCGCCCACCCGGCCGGACCCCGAAGACCAGCCTGTCCGGACGCAGCGTGTCGTCGACGGCGAACCCCTCGCGCAGGAACTCCGGATTCCAGGCCAGCTCGGCCCCGCCGCCAGCCGCGGCCTCGCCGGCGTCGGCCTCGCCAGCCCGGGCCTCGCCAGGCCCGGTGCCGCCGGTGCCCGCTGCCAGCCGGCGCGCGAGCCGCTCGGCGCTGCCCGCCGGCACGGTCGACTTGCCGACGACGAGCGCGTCCGGCCGCAGGCCGGCACGGATCAGTGTCTCGACGGCGGCGTCCACGTAGGTCATGTCGGCGGCGCCGTCACCGGCGCGCTGCGGCGTGCCGACGCAGATGAAGTGGACGTCGGCCCACCCGGCGACCTCGGCGGGGTCGCCGGTGAACGACAGCCGACCCGCCTCCAGGTGCTTGCGCAGCAGCTCCTCGAGCCCCGGCTCGAAGAACGGCACCTCGCCCGCGCCGAGCCGGCGGACCTTGTCGGCGTCCGTGTCGAGCCCCATCACCTCGTAGCCCAGCTCGGCCATGCAGACCGCGTGGGTGGCACCGAGATAGCCCGTCCCGACCACACCGATGCGACGGACGGCTGGCGGGCCGCCCGTCGTGGGCGGCCCGGGGGACCGCGGGTCGCCCGCCATGGCTTCGCTACCGCTGCCGGGCGCGGGCGTCGACGGGGCTGACAGAGTCGACGGGGCTGACAGAGTCGACGGGGCTGACAGGGCCGTCGGGGCTGATGGGACGGATCCCGGCCGGCAGGGCCGCGGCGAGCGGCCCCGGGACGGACCAGTCCACCACGGTGATCCGCTCACTGTCGGCCCGGCGGGCCAGCGCCGCCGGTTCGAGGCCGTCCAGATTGCGGCACAGCACGACCGAGGCGCCGCTGACCAGCGGCAGGAGGATCGCGCTGAGCAGGCCGGCGGGGGTGGCGGGGCCGGCCGCGGTGAGGATCCGGTCGTCCGGACCCAGCCCGGCGCGCCGCGCGACGTTCTCGGCGACGCGGATCAGCTCCGCCTGGCCCGCGGGCGGCGGCGGCGCCGCGTAGCGGTCGCCGTGCGGCGGCACCTCGACGGCGTAGTCGAGCACACCGGGCACCGGACGGCGCAGCCGCCCACCGAGCGGGCGCAGCGACAGCGCGACGATCTCGTCGACGCCCAGGCCGGTGGCGATCTCGACCCGGTCCTCGCTGACGAAGACCACGCCGAGCTCGTCCGGCGCGGTGCCGGTGCCGGTGCCCGGCGCCGCCGGGTCGACGGCCACCCGCACCTCCAGCCCCGCCGACCAGGCCGCCAGCAGGATGACGCAGGTCGTCCAGTGCGCCGGCAGGTCGACGCCCACCGCGTCCCCGGGGACCAGGCCGACCGTGTCACCGAGCAGGTTCGCGGTCTTCGCCACCCAGTTGTCCAACGTCGTGGTGGAGAACTCCACCCGCTCGCCGGTGGCGTCGTCGTAGAAAGTGATCATCGGGCGCGCCGGATCGCGGGCGAGCCGCGCGGCGAGCGCGGCGGCCACCCCGGGGAACCGCGCGGGCGGCGCGTCGGGCGGCACGGAGCCGCCGGCAGGAACGGAGCCGCCGGTGAGGATCGACGGTGCTGGGACGAACCGGACGTCCAACTGTTCCGGTCTCCAATCCGGTCGTTCGTCGGCGGGCGGGCCCGGCGGTGGTCGGGTTCCGGCGAGCTGAGTGCCGGCGATCCGCCGCGGACGGTAACGCTACCGACTCCCGCCCTCACCTCGGACATTCACCGGCACGACACGGCGTGGACGCCGCTCGCGCCCCGCGGTCCGGGTCCCCTCGGTCGGGCTCGACGGTCAGGGGGTGCAGGAGGTGTCGGCGGGTAGCGGCGTCGTCCCCGTGGCGGTGCCGCCGGCCGGCGTCGTGCCCGGGACCGCGGTGCGGTCGGACAGTGTGTCGGGGCCCGTCGTACCGGGAGGCGCGGCGCCGGGGAGCGCGGCGCCGGGGCCTGTCGTGCCGGGGAGGGTGCCGGCTGTCGCGGCGACGTCCGGTGCCGTGGGCGATCCGGGGGTGCCGCCGTTCTCGGCCGTGGCCCGCATCGGGCCCACGATCGCCTCCAGGCCGGCCGGGTCGTGCAGCAGGACCATGCCGTGCGGCGGGATCGTGCCCATCTCGTCGACGGCTCCGTCCGAGGGCAGCGGGACGTACGTCGGGATCGTGATGAACCGCAGGCCACCCGGGCCGAGCTCGCTGACCCGCTTCGCCAGCCGGAGCATCTCGGTCTGGGTCAGGCTGTCACTGATCTGCAGCGCCCCGCCGACCGCGCCGAGCAGGCTGGTGATCCGCGCGGGGTTGGTGAGCACACCGGTGCTCGTCGCCGCGTCGAGCAGCCGGGAGAGGAACTGCTGCTGGCGCAGGATGCGCAGCCGCTCCTCGCCCAGGGCCTTGCGGGTGCGTACGAACGCCAGCGCCTGGTCGCCGTCGAGCCGGTTCTCGCCGAGCTGGCCCCGCCACCCCGACTCCCGGTCGCGCAGGTTGCGGGTACTGCCGTCGGGCAGTGGCCGGACGCACACCGTGACGCCGCCGACGGCGTCCGTCATGGCGCGGAAGCCGGCGAGGTTGATCGAGACGGTGTAGTTGATCTTGAGCCCGGTGAAGGCCTCGAGGGTCGAGATCAGGCCGGGTACCCCCGCGAGCGGGATGATGTCCGCGATCTTCGATCGGCCGTCCGGGGCGGTGGCGGCGGCCGCGGGCACGACGGGCACGAGCGTGTCGCGCGGGAAGGACACCAGTGTGACGGAGCGGTCCGCGTCGAAGTGGGCGATGATCGTCGTGTCCGACCGGCTGCCGCCCGGGTCGCCGAACTCGCCGTGGGTGCCCTCCCGGCTGTCGTTGCCGAGCAGCAGGACGTTCAGGTCGCCCGGGACCTCCGCGGGCCGGGCCCCGGCGACGGGCGTCCAGTCCTGACGGTCGATCGCGTTGTCGAAGTGCCGGTACGCGGCCCACCCGACCGAGGTGGCCCCCAGGACGCACAGCGAGACCATCGCGACCAGCGTGACGGACAGCCGGCGCAGCGTGGAACGCCGCCGGCGGACGAGCCGCGGGCTCAGCTCGGGCGGCAGCGCGGTGGGCGGCCCGAGCGCCGGCGCCGGCTCCCCGACGCCCGTTCCGGGAACATGCGGCTCCGGGGCGTCCGGCTCCGGGGCATACGGCCCCGGGCGTGGCTCCGGGAAGTGCGGCTCCGCGGGACGCACCTGCGGGAGGCGCGGCTCGCGTGGGCTCGGTGGACGCCAGGTCGCGGGCGCGAGCGGTTCGGCCGGATCCGACCAGATCAGGTCGGATCTTTCTCCTGAAAGCGCGTTTATCGGGCGTCTCATCGCAGGCTTGAGACGTCCGGCGCCGTCCGGCGGTTGCTTCAGGTAGTCCAAGGGTGGGGTGTGACGCCCCACACATACGCGCCGTTCGTAAGCGCCGCGGGCGGCCCGCGGATACGGGCGGCCCGCCGCAGGTCAGTACGTGCAGCCGGTGGTCAGCTCGGTCGCCGTCACCGGGGCGGTCGGCCTGGTGGGCACTCCGGGCCCGGTTGGCCCGGTGGATCCCGTCGACCCCGCGGACCCGGCCGGGGCGCCGCCCGGTGCCGACGGGCGTGGGCCGGAGACCGCCCGGGCCCCGGCGGCGGGGACACCGGAGGGGTCCACCTTCTCGAACGACCTGCCCAGCACCAGGGAGACCCGGTCGGCCAGGTCGTCGTCGGGGACGAGCCTGGCGTCGGGCACGACGGCCCGCACCGCGCGCGCCGCCGCCTCCTGGCCGGGCCCGTACCGCACCTCGCTGGTCTGGAGCCCGCCGCCGGGCCAGTCCCGCGGGGTTCCGACGTGGAACCCGAGATCGGCGAGGTCACCGCGCACAGTCGTCGCGAGCCCCCCGACCCGCGCGGCGTTGAACACGTCGACGGAGACCTCGCCCGGCGGCGACGCCGGCGGGCCGGGGGCGACCGTCGGGTCTGTGTTGTCCCGGGGGCGCAGCGGCGCCAGGAAGGCGTCGAGCTGGGCCTGGTCGTACAGCTGCACGGAGCCGAACCGGGGCAGCTCACCGAGCGCGTTCCCGCCCTCGGCCGGCGACGGCGCGTGCACGGGGATCGTCACGAACCTGATCTGGTCGGAGCTCATCGAGCCCATCCGCTTCGCGAGCAGCCGGAGATCCTCGATGTCCGTCCCGTCGTCGATGGTCAGGGCGCGGGTCACCGCGCTGATCAGGTTCTCCAGCCGGGCCGGGTTCGTCAGCACGCCGTCGCCGGTGGCCTTGCGGAAGACCGCCCCGATGAACTGCTGCTGCCGGCGGATGCGGTCGAAGTCGTTGTCGGGCAGGCCGTGGCGCTGGCGGACGAACGCGAGGGCCTGGTCGCCGTTGAGGTGGTTCTCGCCGACCTGCCCCCGCCACTGGGACCACTCGTCGCGCAGGTTGCTCCGCCGCCCGTCCGGCAGCGCCTTCACGCAGACCGTCACCCCGCCGATCGCGTCGGTCATCTCGCGGAAGCCGGCGAGGTCCACGGACACGTAGTGGTCGACGCGGATGTCGGTGAGGTCCTCGATGGTCCGCACCAGCAGCCCCGGGCCGCCGATGGAGATCGCCTGGGTCAGCTTGTCCCGGCCGTGCCCGGGGATGCGCACGAGGGTGTCGCGGGGGAACGACACAAGCGTCGTCGTCCCGTTCGCGTCGAGGTGGGCGAGGATCGTGGTGTCCGAGCGCTGGCCGGCGACCTCGCCGCCGCGCTGGAACTCACCGCCGGTGCCGGCCCGGCTGTCCGAGCCCACCAGCAGGAAGTTGGTCGTCCCCTCGACGGGGCCCGCCGGGCGTTCGCCGTCCAGGCTCAGCCGTAGCCGGTTGATCTGGCGGTCGAAGTGCTCGTAGACGGCGAACCCGCCGACGGCGAAGGCGAAGATCAGGCAGGACAGGATGGCGGAGAGGACGACGGCGACCCGCGACGCCACCCCACGCGGCCGGCCGGCCGGCGGCGGAAGCCGCCGTGACCCGTGGCCGCCGTGGCCGCCGGCGCCGCTGTCGTCGCCGTGGCCGTTCGCGTCGCCGGGATCGAGATCGGTGTCGCCGTCGCCGTGCTGGTGGCTGTGGCTGTGGCTGTGCTGGTGGTCGTGGTGGGCGCCGTGGTCGTGGTCGGCCTGGTTCGGCCCCGGCCCCCGCCCCGGCTCGGTGAGTCCGGTGAGCTCGGCGTCCGACCCGTCCTGGCCCGTGTGGGTGACCTCGCGCCGGAGTGAACGTGCGCGCGGCCGCCGCCTGGGCCTGCGCCGCCAGCCCACCGCCGGGTCGGAACCGGTGCGGGGCG includes:
- a CDS encoding TetR/AcrR family transcriptional regulator — encoded protein: MTRPTLASPRPGGRPRDDSRDGAIRQATLELLAEHGYDGVTMDRVATRAKAGKATIYRRWPSKVALVMDSITQFTEQTLQVPDSGSLRAEMIAFLTVFHELVGSEQGRIMAEMVSEMPRNPELRAAVRERMWSQRKSMSEVIITRGIARGEITPTADPNILMEVGTALILQRLLITGDPVDPAFIAHVVDDVIIAYARRGDRAPADREARQA
- a CDS encoding GtrA family protein, whose product is MAPHRSSVVSPGGQNRCSRSRSAPPVVSHRVPRSPLQVLIHEVGKFGIVGAACYAIDFAVSNLCHTLLGMGPLSAKTVSTVVAATCSYVGNRQWSFNHRARTGLRREYTLFVILNAVGLAIALACLGFAKYVLHFEGVLAFNLFGNVLGTGLGTVFRFWAYKKYVFLHPDHPKVVVPPAKSDRVPEPAGQA
- a CDS encoding beta-class carbonic anhydrase, with translation MSAPEDLGHAQGTTDILLGRAASFAARRRAAGGGGPARPASPATGVAIVACMDARINLEAIFGLAEGDAHILRNAGGVVTEDIERSLAVSQHALGTTEIILVHHTRCGMETLTDEGFRASLAERTGVRPAWRLQAFTSAAQDVWRSITVLRSSPFLRASTSVRGFVYDVETGELDEITEIPRSAAAEPTQATA
- a CDS encoding UDP-glucose dehydrogenase family protein, whose product is MAGDPRSPGPPTTGGPPAVRRIGVVGTGYLGATHAVCMAELGYEVMGLDTDADKVRRLGAGEVPFFEPGLEELLRKHLEAGRLSFTGDPAEVAGWADVHFICVGTPQRAGDGAADMTYVDAAVETLIRAGLRPDALVVGKSTVPAGSAERLARRLAAGTGGTGPGEARAGEADAGEAAAGGGAELAWNPEFLREGFAVDDTLRPDRLVFGVRPGGRGEAVLRAVYAATIEAGTPVIVTDYATAELVKVAANAFLATKISFINAMSEVCDAAGGDVTSLARALSHDARIGGRFLRPGIGFGGGCLPKDIRAFHARAAEIGAGPALGFLTEVDRINLRARQRTVSLITRTLGGQVAGRRITVLGAAFKPNSDDIRDSPALEISAELHRAGARVVVYDPAAMANARRRFPELEYAPSAHEAATGADALAVLTEWTEFRDLDPDALTPRVAGRVVVDGRHALDGPTWRRAGWAYHALGRPPA
- a CDS encoding TIGR03089 family protein — translated: MDVRFVPAPSILTGGSVPAGGSVPPDAPPARFPGVAAALAARLARDPARPMITFYDDATGERVEFSTTTLDNWVAKTANLLGDTVGLVPGDAVGVDLPAHWTTCVILLAAWSAGLEVRVAVDPAAPGTGTGTAPDELGVVFVSEDRVEIATGLGVDEIVALSLRPLGGRLRRPVPGVLDYAVEVPPHGDRYAAPPPPAGQAELIRVAENVARRAGLGPDDRILTAAGPATPAGLLSAILLPLVSGASVVLCRNLDGLEPAALARRADSERITVVDWSVPGPLAAALPAGIRPISPDGPVSPVDSVSPVDSVSPVDARARQR
- a CDS encoding LCP family protein, which gives rise to MRPAEPHFPEPRPGPYAPEPDAPEPHVPGTGVGEPAPALGPPTALPPELSPRLVRRRRSTLRRLSVTLVAMVSLCVLGATSVGWAAYRHFDNAIDRQDWTPVAGARPAEVPGDLNVLLLGNDSREGTHGEFGDPGGSRSDTTIIAHFDADRSVTLVSFPRDTLVPVVPAAAATAPDGRSKIADIIPLAGVPGLISTLEAFTGLKINYTVSINLAGFRAMTDAVGGVTVCVRPLPDGSTRNLRDRESGWRGQLGENRLDGDQALAFVRTRKALGEERLRILRQQQFLSRLLDAATSTGVLTNPARITSLLGAVGGALQISDSLTQTEMLRLAKRVSELGPGGLRFITIPTYVPLPSDGAVDEMGTIPPHGMVLLHDPAGLEAIVGPMRATAENGGTPGSPTAPDVAATAGTLPGTTGPGAALPGAAPPGTTGPDTLSDRTAVPGTTPAGGTATGTTPLPADTSCTP
- a CDS encoding LCP family protein: MTGAGPRTSAGSRQGPEPPRTGSDPAVGWRRRPRRRPRARSLRREVTHTGQDGSDAELTGLTEPGRGPGPNQADHDHGAHHDHQHSHSHSHQHGDGDTDLDPGDANGHGDDSGAGGHGGHGSRRLPPPAGRPRGVASRVAVVLSAILSCLIFAFAVGGFAVYEHFDRQINRLRLSLDGERPAGPVEGTTNFLLVGSDSRAGTGGEFQRGGEVAGQRSDTTILAHLDANGTTTLVSFPRDTLVRIPGHGRDKLTQAISIGGPGLLVRTIEDLTDIRVDHYVSVDLAGFREMTDAIGGVTVCVKALPDGRRSNLRDEWSQWRGQVGENHLNGDQALAFVRQRHGLPDNDFDRIRRQQQFIGAVFRKATGDGVLTNPARLENLISAVTRALTIDDGTDIEDLRLLAKRMGSMSSDQIRFVTIPVHAPSPAEGGNALGELPRFGSVQLYDQAQLDAFLAPLRPRDNTDPTVAPGPPASPPGEVSVDVFNAARVGGLATTVRGDLADLGFHVGTPRDWPGGGLQTSEVRYGPGQEAAARAVRAVVPDARLVPDDDLADRVSLVLGRSFEKVDPSGVPAAGARAVSGPRPSAPGGAPAGSAGSTGSTGPTGPGVPTRPTAPVTATELTTGCTY